The sequence TTCAATTGTAGGCACATCTCGATTAATGGAGTCTTTAATTGGTCCGCCAAAGTTAAGACGGTGAATGTCTTGCAGTGGTCCTTCTTTAGCAGGAGAGAAAGGCAAGAAATCCCGTATCTTTCCAGCAACATTAGAGATTGCATTTTTTACTGCCCCAATTGCACTAGTAATTCCTTCTGCAATGCTATTAACAATGTTTTTCCCCGCTTCGCGAAAACGGCCAACAAAATTCAAGACTGCTTGCCATGCGCTTTGAATTCCGTTAGAGATAGCCGTTTTGATATTAGTCATCGCGGTTGTCACACTCGAGCGGACAGCGTTAAAAATGGTTGTAAATGTGGTTTTTATCGCATTAAGAGCACTTGTTACCGCTGTACGTGCCGCCGAAATCCCGGTTGAAATAAAACTCTGTATAAAGCTAATCGCCGTTGTAACTACATTACGAACAGCATTAAATACAGTTAAAAATACTGTCCTAATCGCCGTTAACACAGATTGAACCACATTCGAGGCAATTGTTAAGCCGGTTGAAATGGCATTGCGGATAAAGCCCATTACTGTCATGACTACGTTTTGAATAGGAGTAAAAATGGTGGAGAAAAACGACCTTATTCCATTTAATGCTGTCAAAAACAAATTGCTTATTGCTCCCCACATTTTTGAAAAAACACCCATTAAACCGGTAAACAAAGAACTAGCAATTTTTAAAAGCCGCCCAAACAATAACAATTGAACGACGTTCCATATCGCCTCAAGTGCGCCAGAAAAAAGCTGCTTAATGCCTTCCCACATCAAAGAAAAATCTCCAGTGAAAAGGCCTGCAAACGCCTTTACTAGCCCCATGATGATGTTCAATGCTCCCGAAATGACTCCTTGAATATTGCCCCATACCATTTGAATAAGCGACACAATAAACGGCCAAACAAATTGCATAATTGCCAGAATGCCGTTCATAACTGGCTCAATAATGCTCTTAATTCCATTAAATATATTGGTTACTGCTTGCATAACAGCAGCCCCGTGTTCATCCCAAAACGCCTTGATTTGCGCCAATTTTTCAGAAACAAAAGTAACAATCGTAGCCACTACC is a genomic window of Shouchella clausii containing:
- a CDS encoding phage tail protein; the encoded protein is MAISIGESANIKIDFESLEKGGKALSGIEQTLTGIKKELEELGTSLSSGELLSAFFSIVTGTGLVMVAISQVATSLSILQQLFTTMGSLIRAMILPSFISFLGALSSLLTPIVLITAAIAALVAGIMYLWQTNETFRNGVIQAWEAIKTTMETVVATIVTFVSEKLAQIKAFWDEHGAAVMQAVTNIFNGIKSIIEPVMNGILAIMQFVWPFIVSLIQMVWGNIQGVISGALNIIMGLVKAFAGLFTGDFSLMWEGIKQLFSGALEAIWNVVQLLLFGRLLKIASSLFTGLMGVFSKMWGAISNLFLTALNGIRSFFSTIFTPIQNVVMTVMGFIRNAISTGLTIASNVVQSVLTAIRTVFLTVFNAVRNVVTTAISFIQSFISTGISAARTAVTSALNAIKTTFTTIFNAVRSSVTTAMTNIKTAISNGIQSAWQAVLNFVGRFREAGKNIVNSIAEGITSAIGAVKNAISNVAGKIRDFLPFSPAKEGPLQDIHRLNFGGPIKDSINRDVPTIEHAFEKALTLPSLHDIGSSLGRGLARLDSNVQARELQGLSANPSSKMTIEVPVHLEGKQIARVTAPFMDVELGRRGQMAQRARGHY